The following proteins come from a genomic window of Streptomyces sp. NBC_01716:
- a CDS encoding SDR family NAD(P)-dependent oxidoreductase: MTHPAETYEKTFTGQEPFIAQHRSAGTGLLPAAVQLEMAMVGVARRRPFTPLELTDVTFLRPLTIADDAAAPVRLDVSFGPRTRFELSTVVAGDRKPLSTGTGRLLPDAVPAQPAGIGGQMTGGRTITPERLYESWAREGLLYGPDFRTVRQLTVGDGGMAGATLRSDAEPVPWYAHPLLVDGVFQVVSCALQDLTGETGPYPMLPIGVARIAVLADLSVLSAGVTVLVRRTGVDGAYATADAQLLGQSGEVVAEFEGLRMRRTAAVSRPAVAPAPPRADVPRAETLPITRIDWRPAPATDERHDPPAGTWVVLHNGGTGSLGERAARQLRAAGARVVEVGVGPSGAEAEAEAQTHDRDRRMLARPDEEAFRRLWAEVGDPVAGVVHLWNAGDVPDVPDGSAGDEAELRLGLYGCLAALRTLGERQRKSRFLTVTRDGQRVANGDLPVPARAALWGFVRTAAIEYPGFRPRLIDIDQHSDDTLRAVLAELGAAGGPTEVGYRQGVRHVPVRVRDRSVYTAPHGGDGPIRRGGSYLVLGGHGGLGLEVADRFAREGAGAVALVSRSGGTGAGHDRTAAIGAHGCEVASYSADVTTPGALAAVVERFRAEYGELHGVVHAAGTLKDGLIRSATAGDIAAVMRPKADGVRELASAVAGQDLDFAVLFASVSGTFGNLGQGGYAAANAYLDAFAQTHGSPWLSVAWGLWGEVGMGTAVAEQLRRRGVRPLDTAEGLDALIALLGAAEDPRQVVVAHPDAGDVVVEPEDGPTPATAGVQDAVGSTGADDGERVGGALERFLADRLGVTSFDRDTPLSDYGMSSIMSVELSEELSSRWGIHLPATLFLEYGEFAELVEALTGRYGAGAAVAVAAPETRETAEPETVETGETAGPLPAASPTPPRPRRRAATGRDADVAIVAVSGDLPGAVGGVAELWPLLRSGGHAFTEVPSERWDIDAHFEPRGSRMTGTYCRTGAFVTGIDRFDPAFFGISVREAEEMDVQQKLLLEHAWTVRDDSGLAGRRDIGVFVGATYTHHRDAQGLETVGPHTALGSMNAVLANRISYVLDLTGPSQTVDTLCSSSLVAIQQAVAALRAGQCGAAIVAACQVGLTPWYYRSLSQLGALSGTRPRPFDERADGFLPGEGTLAVMLKPLATAERDGDRIWGVIRGTAVNHGGRGSALPVPRSEAQAAVVRAALDDAGLAPADVSLIETHGTATRLGDPIEIAALTEVFGGDPDRGEPCHIGTVKGNIGHLEPAAGLAGLVKVLLCLRHGEIPPVAGFETPSSHLDLSAGPFVIPVEPQPWTSDGPRRAGVSSFGMGGTNAHIVVEEYAEESGGEYAEETGTAGAVPDEHLLVLSAHTPDSLARRMADVRPLLRQENAAPLSALCRSSAVGRDHQAYRVAVLGATADELSAGLGEALRLADRAHGAVLRGGAVLDSASTVLSGAAFRYVGGSTVDWTTVYPDPSGPRPALPPYPFGSRAEAPDAAEETPDTAEVVRRLSRAHRVLGEETVPGALPVALGLRTSRALRQITFTGRGTGDHPLTSDLDDPTRTGPATFRHADRVIARLTTTAEAPASPPATVDLDTLRTDLDRTLEPAGLYAWFAAKGMELTERLRSVAEIHYGPGRVLARIDVPSGSTLEAEAVALDAALQAMAVLTLADPAAPSATYLPVSIDRAVCWGDAARTAFVLLEGAEPDSDGTRRGDASLLAADGRVLVRLDDIEYRTVAGNAGSAPHTESAANGTSPSTPARRAPRAAVAEAAILAVVRNVLHDPGVTATTSLSTVGLDSMLATAIAADVEAAYGVKLSPTDVLDAADTRTLAAHVAELAGDGVFATSTADERPVARHTAHDQDQDIAVIGLALALPGAPDPERFWSLLAHSGEEIRPAPAHRWGRYADGQEPDVGGFLDNVEEFDARFFDFFPKQAEALDPQARWLLRTTWEALESAGLPPRQLSPATGVFVGASYQHYKEYNLSPELDAPSGLGNHNAFLANRVSFFLDLRGPSMTIDTLCSSSLVALHTAVRSIRDGECEQAIVAGVRVALSPLHYVAMKNLRALSPSGASRPFDAGADGFVPGEGVVTVVVKPLGAALRDGDRVRGVVRGSAVNHGGRTSGLTVPSSGAQQEVVVAALGDAGVSVESIGLVEAHGTGTGLGDPIEVEGLSRAWRGVTGRSQFCAIGSLKGNVGHLEPAAGLAGLVKVLLAMEHESVPPSLHVVRPNDHIRFEESPFYLADRAVAWPRGGEPRRAAVSAFGMGGVNAHVIVEEAPLLPVRETSPQDSHVVRVSAADETALRALAGAYAERFDTARDDRETADLCHTANTGRSPMEFQTAVHGRDSAELAAALRSVAAGSVPVARVDIDLTGSTDGELRPADVVELVRTGYAHIDWASLSAKGARVTDLPTYPFARGSYWRTMDPAVVPAPAGAGAEAVRMEWRARELAPAPVAGPATVRLVTADPEIGRALTTALRDLSVTVVEPGGKADATIVVDAPRGGPGQGGGPVELSGFWAELGGLMKTLPAHGRLLWAGFHDVAVHPGERAGLSPERAAMAMAVRAAGAENRKPAAVVHLDPADPAEVHAVRLAAEYAALSTGPAAGADAGTVVAAYRRGVRYTPEPVPAQAGPPYTLPASGYYLVTGGLGAVGLRLTERLIDRGARRIGIIGRSVVDAQSSAPLRELARRAEVEYLACDVSDPAALAAVAGQFGRRWGRLTGIVHSSGGVNPFGAMHRRTWGDAEKVLAPKVPGSLNVVRLAKEQGADFTVLVSSIAGTQATAGRGLVDYSLANAYQLALAERENDAVTTVTAHAWPNWTGIGMKADASFSATYSVSAEQALDAFFDHLRSGGAVIFPGSAPAVPPEAVELAPPAETMASVAPTGRDVAGMRARVRDAFVQVLGEDPGDRPLQTLGLDSLVIAELTTALEQRSALTVDPSLLMRARTADEIAADLAAHEAPSSHHPPAPTPDIESAPTSALSALLRPLLVHDGQRGREQS; this comes from the coding sequence GTGACGCATCCGGCCGAGACATACGAGAAGACATTCACTGGCCAGGAGCCCTTCATCGCCCAGCACCGCTCCGCGGGCACCGGGCTGTTGCCGGCAGCGGTGCAGCTGGAGATGGCGATGGTGGGGGTCGCCCGGCGGCGGCCTTTCACCCCGCTGGAGCTCACCGACGTCACCTTCCTGCGCCCCCTGACCATCGCCGACGACGCGGCGGCTCCTGTCCGGCTCGATGTGTCCTTCGGCCCGCGGACCCGCTTCGAGCTGAGCACGGTGGTGGCCGGCGACCGCAAGCCGCTGTCCACCGGTACCGGCCGACTGCTCCCGGACGCCGTCCCGGCCCAACCCGCAGGTATCGGCGGGCAGATGACGGGCGGGCGGACGATCACCCCGGAGCGGCTGTACGAAAGCTGGGCGCGTGAAGGGCTGCTGTACGGTCCCGACTTCCGTACCGTCCGCCAACTCACCGTCGGCGACGGCGGCATGGCCGGCGCCACCCTGCGGTCCGACGCCGAGCCCGTGCCCTGGTACGCCCATCCGCTGCTGGTGGACGGTGTGTTCCAGGTCGTCAGCTGCGCGCTCCAGGACCTCACGGGAGAGACCGGCCCGTATCCGATGCTGCCGATCGGCGTCGCCCGGATCGCCGTCCTCGCCGATCTCTCGGTCCTGTCGGCGGGTGTGACCGTCCTGGTGCGCCGGACCGGTGTCGACGGCGCGTACGCGACCGCGGACGCCCAGCTGCTCGGGCAATCGGGCGAGGTCGTCGCGGAGTTCGAGGGGCTACGGATGCGCCGTACGGCGGCCGTGTCGCGACCGGCGGTCGCCCCGGCCCCGCCGCGGGCGGACGTACCGCGGGCGGAGACGCTGCCCATCACCCGGATCGACTGGCGGCCCGCGCCCGCGACCGACGAGCGGCACGACCCGCCGGCCGGCACCTGGGTGGTGCTGCACAACGGAGGCACGGGCAGCCTGGGTGAGCGCGCCGCCCGGCAACTGCGGGCCGCTGGAGCCCGGGTGGTGGAGGTCGGCGTCGGACCGTCCGGGGCAGAGGCAGAGGCAGAGGCACAGACGCACGACCGCGATCGGCGGATGCTCGCGCGGCCGGACGAGGAGGCGTTCCGGCGGCTCTGGGCGGAGGTCGGGGACCCGGTCGCGGGTGTGGTGCACCTGTGGAACGCCGGCGATGTGCCCGATGTGCCCGACGGCTCTGCGGGCGATGAGGCGGAGCTCCGTCTCGGCCTGTACGGCTGCCTGGCCGCCCTGCGGACCCTCGGCGAGCGGCAGCGCAAGTCCCGCTTCCTCACGGTGACCAGGGACGGGCAGCGGGTCGCGAACGGCGACCTGCCGGTGCCCGCGCGCGCCGCCCTGTGGGGCTTCGTCCGCACCGCCGCCATCGAGTACCCGGGTTTCCGCCCGCGCCTCATCGACATCGACCAGCACTCCGACGACACGCTCCGCGCGGTCCTGGCAGAGCTGGGCGCGGCCGGCGGCCCCACCGAAGTCGGCTACCGGCAGGGCGTCCGCCACGTACCCGTCCGGGTGCGTGACCGCTCGGTGTACACCGCGCCCCATGGCGGCGACGGGCCGATCAGGCGAGGAGGCAGCTACCTCGTCCTCGGCGGGCACGGCGGGCTGGGCCTGGAGGTCGCCGACCGGTTCGCACGGGAGGGTGCCGGAGCCGTCGCACTGGTCAGCCGTTCAGGAGGGACCGGAGCCGGCCACGACCGGACGGCCGCGATCGGCGCGCACGGGTGCGAGGTCGCGTCCTACAGCGCGGACGTGACGACCCCCGGCGCCCTGGCGGCAGTGGTGGAACGCTTTCGCGCGGAGTACGGCGAGTTGCACGGCGTGGTCCATGCGGCCGGCACGCTCAAGGACGGGCTGATCCGCAGCGCCACCGCCGGGGACATCGCGGCGGTGATGCGGCCGAAGGCCGACGGCGTCCGAGAGCTGGCCAGTGCGGTGGCCGGGCAGGACCTGGACTTCGCCGTGCTGTTCGCGTCGGTCTCCGGCACGTTCGGCAACCTCGGGCAGGGCGGGTACGCCGCTGCCAACGCCTACCTGGACGCCTTCGCGCAGACGCACGGCTCACCGTGGCTGAGCGTCGCCTGGGGCCTGTGGGGCGAGGTCGGCATGGGCACGGCCGTCGCGGAACAGCTGCGGCGGCGCGGAGTCCGGCCGTTGGACACCGCGGAGGGCCTGGACGCCTTGATCGCCCTCCTGGGGGCGGCAGAAGACCCCCGCCAGGTGGTCGTCGCCCACCCGGACGCCGGCGATGTGGTGGTCGAGCCCGAAGACGGCCCGACGCCGGCAACGGCGGGCGTACAAGACGCTGTTGGTTCGACCGGTGCGGACGACGGGGAGCGTGTCGGGGGAGCACTGGAACGGTTCCTCGCGGATCGGCTGGGCGTCACGTCCTTCGACCGCGACACCCCGCTGTCGGACTACGGCATGAGCTCGATCATGAGCGTCGAGCTGTCGGAGGAACTGTCCAGCAGATGGGGCATTCACCTTCCGGCCACGCTCTTTCTGGAGTACGGCGAGTTCGCGGAACTCGTCGAGGCGTTGACCGGCCGTTACGGCGCCGGAGCGGCCGTAGCGGTCGCGGCGCCGGAGACCCGCGAGACTGCCGAGCCCGAGACCGTGGAGACCGGTGAGACCGCCGGGCCCCTCCCAGCCGCCTCCCCGACCCCCCCGCGCCCTCGACGGCGCGCAGCCACCGGCCGCGACGCGGACGTCGCGATCGTCGCCGTGTCCGGAGATCTCCCTGGCGCGGTCGGCGGTGTGGCGGAGCTGTGGCCGCTGCTCCGCTCGGGCGGCCACGCGTTCACCGAGGTGCCGTCCGAACGCTGGGACATCGACGCCCACTTCGAGCCACGCGGTTCGCGAATGACGGGCACCTACTGCCGGACCGGCGCCTTCGTCACCGGTATCGACCGCTTCGATCCGGCCTTCTTCGGCATCTCCGTACGCGAGGCCGAGGAGATGGACGTACAGCAGAAGCTGCTCCTGGAGCACGCCTGGACGGTGCGGGACGACAGCGGTCTCGCCGGCCGCCGCGACATCGGCGTCTTCGTCGGCGCCACCTACACCCATCACCGCGACGCGCAGGGGCTGGAGACCGTCGGACCGCACACCGCGCTCGGCTCGATGAACGCGGTGCTGGCCAACCGGATCTCGTACGTCCTTGACCTGACCGGCCCTTCGCAGACCGTCGACACCCTGTGCTCGTCGTCCCTCGTCGCCATTCAGCAGGCGGTCGCCGCCCTGCGCGCGGGACAGTGCGGCGCCGCGATCGTGGCCGCCTGCCAGGTCGGTCTGACGCCGTGGTACTACCGCAGCCTCAGCCAGCTCGGCGCCCTGTCCGGCACCCGGCCGCGGCCCTTCGACGAGCGGGCCGACGGATTTCTGCCGGGCGAAGGCACGCTGGCCGTGATGCTCAAGCCGCTCGCCACCGCCGAACGGGACGGCGACAGGATCTGGGGCGTCATCCGCGGTACGGCCGTCAACCATGGAGGTCGCGGCAGCGCACTTCCGGTGCCCCGCAGCGAGGCCCAGGCGGCGGTCGTACGGGCGGCACTTGACGACGCCGGACTTGCCCCGGCGGACGTCTCCCTGATCGAGACGCACGGTACGGCGACCCGGCTCGGCGACCCGATCGAGATCGCCGCGCTGACCGAGGTGTTCGGCGGCGACCCGGACCGTGGCGAGCCCTGCCACATCGGCACGGTGAAGGGGAACATCGGGCACCTGGAGCCCGCGGCCGGACTCGCCGGCCTGGTGAAGGTTCTGCTGTGTCTGAGGCATGGGGAGATCCCGCCCGTCGCCGGTTTCGAGACTCCAAGCAGCCATCTGGACCTGTCCGCCGGGCCGTTCGTGATCCCCGTCGAGCCACAGCCGTGGACCTCGGACGGACCGCGCCGGGCGGGAGTGAGCTCGTTCGGCATGGGAGGGACCAACGCGCACATCGTCGTGGAGGAGTACGCGGAGGAGTCCGGTGGGGAGTACGCCGAGGAGACAGGTACGGCCGGGGCCGTACCGGACGAGCATCTGCTGGTCCTGTCGGCGCACACCCCGGACTCCCTCGCCCGGCGCATGGCCGACGTCCGGCCGCTGCTGCGACAGGAGAACGCGGCGCCTCTGAGCGCCTTGTGCCGTTCCAGCGCCGTCGGACGCGATCACCAGGCGTACCGGGTCGCCGTCCTGGGAGCCACGGCCGACGAACTGAGCGCCGGACTGGGCGAGGCGCTGCGCCTCGCGGACCGGGCGCACGGCGCTGTCCTACGCGGCGGAGCGGTGCTTGACAGCGCGTCGACCGTGCTCAGCGGGGCGGCCTTCCGGTACGTGGGCGGCTCCACCGTCGACTGGACCACCGTGTACCCCGACCCGTCGGGACCCCGCCCGGCCCTCCCGCCCTATCCGTTCGGCTCACGAGCCGAGGCACCGGACGCGGCAGAGGAAACACCTGACACGGCCGAAGTCGTACGGCGCCTCTCACGCGCCCACCGCGTTCTGGGCGAGGAGACCGTACCCGGAGCGCTGCCGGTGGCCCTCGGTCTGCGGACGAGCCGCGCACTGCGGCAGATCACCTTCACCGGTCGGGGGACCGGAGACCACCCCCTCACCAGCGACCTGGACGACCCCACCCGTACCGGGCCGGCCACCTTCCGGCACGCCGACCGGGTCATCGCCAGGCTCACCACCACCGCCGAAGCCCCGGCCTCACCGCCCGCCACCGTGGACCTCGACACCCTGCGGACCGACCTCGACCGCACGCTGGAACCGGCAGGCCTCTACGCCTGGTTCGCGGCCAAGGGTATGGAACTGACCGAGCGGTTGCGGTCCGTTGCCGAGATTCACTACGGACCCGGCAGGGTCCTCGCGCGGATCGACGTTCCGTCCGGCAGCACTCTGGAGGCGGAGGCGGTGGCTCTCGACGCCGCCCTCCAGGCCATGGCCGTACTCACGTTGGCGGATCCCGCCGCGCCGTCGGCCACCTATCTGCCGGTCTCCATCGACCGGGCCGTGTGCTGGGGGGACGCGGCGCGGACGGCCTTCGTACTGCTCGAAGGCGCCGAGCCCGACAGCGACGGCACGCGACGCGGCGACGCGTCGCTGCTCGCGGCCGACGGCCGGGTGCTGGTCCGGCTCGACGACATCGAGTACCGCACCGTGGCGGGGAACGCCGGGAGCGCCCCGCACACCGAGAGCGCCGCGAACGGCACCTCACCGTCCACTCCCGCCCGCCGGGCGCCGCGGGCAGCCGTGGCGGAGGCGGCGATCCTCGCGGTGGTAAGGAACGTCCTCCACGACCCCGGTGTCACGGCGACCACCTCACTGTCCACCGTGGGCCTCGACTCCATGCTGGCGACCGCCATAGCGGCCGACGTCGAGGCGGCGTACGGAGTGAAGCTGAGCCCGACGGACGTACTGGACGCCGCGGACACCCGCACTCTCGCCGCGCACGTCGCCGAACTGGCGGGTGACGGCGTGTTCGCCACGTCCACGGCGGACGAGCGGCCCGTGGCACGCCACACCGCGCACGACCAGGACCAGGACATCGCCGTCATCGGGCTGGCCCTGGCGCTCCCCGGCGCCCCCGACCCGGAACGGTTCTGGTCGCTGCTCGCCCACTCCGGCGAGGAGATCCGGCCGGCTCCTGCCCACCGCTGGGGCCGGTACGCCGACGGGCAGGAGCCCGATGTCGGCGGATTCCTCGACAACGTCGAGGAGTTCGACGCCCGGTTCTTCGACTTCTTCCCCAAGCAGGCCGAAGCGCTCGACCCCCAGGCCCGCTGGCTGCTCCGTACGACCTGGGAGGCGCTGGAGTCCGCCGGCCTGCCGCCGCGCCAACTGTCCCCGGCCACCGGTGTGTTCGTGGGCGCCAGTTACCAGCACTACAAGGAGTACAACCTCTCGCCCGAACTGGACGCGCCGAGCGGCCTGGGCAACCACAACGCGTTCCTCGCGAACAGGGTGAGCTTCTTCCTGGATCTGCGGGGGCCGAGCATGACGATCGACACGTTGTGTTCGTCGTCGTTGGTGGCTTTGCACACGGCGGTGCGGAGTATCCGTGACGGCGAGTGTGAACAGGCCATCGTCGCCGGTGTTCGGGTCGCCCTGTCCCCGCTGCACTACGTCGCGATGAAGAACCTGCGCGCACTCTCCCCGTCGGGAGCGTCCCGGCCGTTTGATGCGGGGGCGGATGGGTTTGTGCCGGGGGAGGGTGTGGTGACGGTGGTGGTGAAGCCGTTGGGTGCGGCGTTGCGTGATGGGGATCGGGTGCGGGGTGTGGTGCGGGGGAGTGCGGTGAATCATGGTGGTCGTACGAGTGGGTTGACGGTGCCGAGTAGTGGGGCGCAGCAGGAGGTTGTGGTTGCGGCGTTGGGGGATGCGGGGGTGTCGGTGGAGTCGATTGGTTTGGTGGAGGCGCATGGGACGGGGACGGGTTTGGGTGATCCGATTGAGGTGGAGGGGTTGTCGCGTGCGTGGCGTGGGGTGACGGGGCGGTCGCAGTTTTGTGCGATTGGTTCGTTGAAGGGGAATGTGGGTCATTTGGAGCCGGCGGCTGGGTTGGCCGGCTTGGTGAAGGTGTTGCTGGCGATGGAACATGAGTCGGTCCCGCCGTCGTTGCATGTGGTGCGGCCGAACGATCACATCCGTTTTGAGGAGTCGCCGTTCTATCTGGCTGATCGTGCGGTGGCGTGGCCTCGGGGTGGGGAGCCTCGTCGTGCCGCGGTGAGCGCGTTCGGTATGGGCGGGGTGAACGCCCATGTCATCGTGGAAGAGGCACCCTTGCTGCCGGTGCGGGAGACATCGCCGCAGGACTCGCACGTTGTTCGGGTCAGCGCCGCTGACGAGACCGCGCTACGAGCCCTCGCCGGCGCCTACGCCGAACGGTTCGACACGGCACGCGACGACCGGGAGACCGCCGACCTCTGCCACACCGCCAACACCGGCCGCTCCCCAATGGAGTTCCAGACCGCGGTGCACGGACGTGACTCCGCCGAGCTCGCCGCCGCCCTGCGCTCCGTCGCCGCCGGCAGCGTTCCGGTGGCTCGCGTCGACATCGACCTGACCGGTTCGACCGACGGGGAGCTTCGCCCCGCCGACGTCGTTGAGTTGGTCAGGACGGGGTACGCGCACATCGACTGGGCCTCGCTCTCCGCCAAGGGCGCCCGCGTCACGGACCTCCCCACCTATCCGTTCGCCCGGGGGTCGTACTGGCGCACCATGGACCCCGCTGTCGTGCCGGCCCCGGCAGGCGCGGGCGCCGAGGCGGTACGTATGGAGTGGCGCGCCCGAGAACTGGCGCCCGCGCCCGTGGCCGGGCCGGCCACCGTACGTCTGGTCACCGCCGACCCCGAGATCGGCCGTGCGCTGACGACGGCCCTCCGGGACCTGAGCGTGACCGTGGTCGAGCCCGGTGGAAAGGCGGACGCGACCATCGTGGTCGACGCCCCGCGCGGCGGACCGGGCCAGGGCGGCGGGCCCGTCGAACTGAGCGGCTTCTGGGCCGAGTTGGGCGGTCTGATGAAGACCCTGCCCGCGCACGGGAGACTGCTCTGGGCCGGATTCCACGATGTGGCCGTACATCCCGGCGAGCGCGCGGGCTTGTCCCCCGAGCGGGCCGCCATGGCCATGGCCGTACGGGCCGCTGGGGCCGAGAACCGTAAGCCCGCCGCCGTTGTCCACCTGGACCCGGCCGACCCGGCCGAGGTGCACGCCGTCCGCCTGGCGGCCGAGTACGCCGCCCTGAGCACCGGCCCGGCTGCCGGGGCCGACGCCGGCACGGTGGTCGCCGCCTACCGGCGAGGCGTCAGATATACCCCGGAGCCGGTGCCCGCGCAGGCTGGCCCGCCGTACACCTTGCCGGCCTCCGGGTACTACCTGGTCACCGGAGGACTGGGCGCCGTGGGGCTGCGTCTGACCGAGCGGCTGATCGACCGGGGAGCCAGGCGGATCGGCATCATCGGCCGTTCGGTCGTCGATGCCCAAAGCTCCGCCCCCCTGCGGGAGTTGGCGAGGCGCGCCGAGGTCGAGTACCTGGCCTGTGACGTGTCCGACCCTGCCGCGCTCGCGGCTGTGGCCGGGCAGTTCGGCCGGCGCTGGGGTCGGCTGACCGGCATCGTGCACTCGTCCGGCGGCGTCAACCCCTTCGGGGCGATGCACCGCCGGACCTGGGGTGACGCCGAGAAGGTCCTCGCCCCCAAGGTCCCAGGATCGCTCAACGTCGTACGGCTGGCGAAGGAACAGGGCGCCGACTTCACCGTTCTGGTGTCATCGATCGCCGGCACGCAGGCGACGGCCGGCCGGGGCCTGGTCGACTACAGTCTCGCCAACGCCTACCAACTGGCCCTCGCCGAACGGGAGAACGACGCCGTCACCACGGTCACCGCACACGCGTGGCCCAACTGGACCGGTATCGGCATGAAGGCGGACGCGTCGTTCTCCGCCACGTACTCGGTCAGCGCCGAGCAGGCGCTGGACGCCTTCTTCGACCACCTGCGGTCGGGTGGCGCCGTGATCTTCCCGGGAAGCGCTCCCGCCGTCCCGCCGGAGGCCGTCGAACTCGCCCCGCCCGCCGAGACCATGGCGTCGGTGGCGCCCACCGGGCGGGACGTCGCGGGGATGCGCGCACGGGTCCGCGACGCCTTCGTCCAAGTGCTGGGGGAGGACCCCGGAGACCGTCCCCTCCAGACGCTCGGGCTGGACTCGCTCGTCATCGCCGAACTGACCACGGCCCTTGAGCAGCGCAGCGCGCTGACCGTTGATCCGTCGCTGCTGATGCGGGCGCGTACGGCCGACGAGATCGCGGCGGACCTCGCCGCCCACGAGGCGCCGAGCTCCCACCATCCGCCGGCCCCCACCCCCGACATCGAGTCCGCGCCCACCTCCGCGCTGAGCGCCTTGCTGCGTCCTCTGCTCGTCCACGACGGACAGCGGGGGCGGGAACAGTCATGA